One region of Acidovorax sp. T1 genomic DNA includes:
- the mutY gene encoding A/G-specific adenine glycosylase — MSLSATDVATRVVRWQSIHGRNHLPWQQTRDPYRVWLSEIMLQQTQVSTVLGYYARFLERFPDVNALAAAPQDDVMALWSGLGYYSRARNLHRCAQSVVNEHGGLFPRSAQVLATLPGIGRSTAGAIAAFCFSERTPILDANVRRVLTRVLGFDADLALSRNERALWSHAQSLLPSVDIDSAMPRYTQGLMDLGSSLCTPRNPACPQCPLHTLCVAHREGAPERYPVRTRTLKRCSESWWLLVLQDPVGRVWLSRRPASGIWAGLYCVPVFPLRSDVLVFLDGAGPISVQTMEEVAPFLHVLTHRDLHLHTVIARQYGQATPDDGGAWCTAEQFGALGLPAPVRKLLAGL; from the coding sequence ATGAGTCTATCTGCAACGGATGTCGCCACGCGAGTTGTTCGGTGGCAATCAATCCATGGACGCAATCACTTGCCTTGGCAGCAGACGCGCGATCCGTATAGGGTCTGGCTGTCTGAAATCATGCTGCAGCAGACACAGGTCAGCACGGTGCTGGGGTATTACGCGCGATTCCTGGAGCGTTTTCCCGATGTAAATGCATTGGCCGCAGCACCGCAGGATGATGTGATGGCGCTCTGGAGCGGCCTTGGCTACTACAGCCGTGCACGCAATCTGCACCGCTGTGCCCAGAGCGTGGTCAACGAGCATGGCGGTCTTTTTCCCCGCAGCGCGCAGGTGCTGGCCACCTTACCCGGCATTGGGCGTTCGACGGCCGGAGCGATTGCAGCTTTCTGTTTTTCGGAACGCACCCCCATTTTGGACGCCAACGTGCGAAGGGTGCTGACACGCGTGCTGGGCTTTGATGCCGATCTGGCTTTGAGTCGGAATGAGCGCGCATTGTGGTCGCATGCGCAGTCCTTGCTGCCCTCTGTGGACATCGACTCGGCCATGCCGCGCTACACCCAGGGATTGATGGATTTAGGGTCAAGCCTGTGCACACCGCGCAATCCAGCCTGCCCACAGTGTCCTTTGCACACCTTGTGCGTTGCACACCGTGAGGGGGCGCCCGAGCGCTATCCCGTCAGAACGCGCACGCTCAAGCGCTGCTCTGAATCGTGGTGGCTTCTGGTGCTCCAAGATCCCGTGGGGCGGGTCTGGTTGTCTCGCCGTCCTGCGTCGGGCATCTGGGCGGGGCTGTATTGCGTGCCTGTGTTTCCGCTGCGCTCGGATGTGTTGGTGTTTCTCGATGGCGCAGGGCCAATTTCAGTGCAAACCATGGAGGAAGTGGCACCTTTCCTGCATGTGCTGACCCATCGGGATCTGCATTTGCATACCGTCATCGCTCGTCAATATGGTCAAGCAACGCCAGACGATGGTGGTGCGTGGTGTACTGCCGAACAGTTCGGAGCACTGGGCCTTCCGGCACCCGTTCGCAAACTGCTGGCAGGGCTGTAG